The window GAGGGACGACGAATGAGGAAGACATTCACTGCTCTCGCGCTCGCGGGCACACTTGGCGTGGGCATAGGCGCCGGCCAGGCGATGCTGGGAACCGGGCAGCCACTCGGCACCGCTGCGCCCGCGTGGGCGGATGGATCGGCGCTCGACAATGCGCCGCTCTCGCCGGAGGAGACCGTCATCGAGATCACGCGGCGTGTTTCGCCCGCGGTGGTCAGCATCCGGGGTCGCGCGGGCTCCGGCTCCGGCGTCGTGATCCGCGAGGACGGCGTGATCCTGACGAACGCACACGTCGTCGGGAACACGCGAGCGGTCATGGTGCGCATGGCGAACGGTGACGAATACCAGGGCGAAGTGCTCGGACGCGCACCCGACATCGACCTGGCCGTCGTACGCGTGAACGCGCGCGACCTGCCGGCCGCGCCGCTCGGCGATTCGGATCAGCTGCAGGTCGGCCAGGCCGCGATCGCGATCGGCAACCCTGTCGGGTTCGAGCGATCGGTGACGACCGGTGTGGTGTCCGCGCTGAACCGCTCGATCAGCGCACAGCTGGACGAGCTGATCCAGACCGATGCCGCGATCAATCCGGGCAACTCGGGCGGTCCACTCCTCAATTCGCGAGGCGAGGTCATCGGCATCAACACGGCGGTGCTGAATGCGACGCCGAACGGCCGTCCGATCGTCGGCATCGGCTTCGCGAT is drawn from Longimicrobiales bacterium and contains these coding sequences:
- a CDS encoding trypsin-like peptidase domain-containing protein, yielding MRKTFTALALAGTLGVGIGAGQAMLGTGQPLGTAAPAWADGSALDNAPLSPEETVIEITRRVSPAVVSIRGRAGSGSGVVIREDGVILTNAHVVGNTRAVMVRMANGDEYQGEVLGRAPDIDLAVVRVNARDLPAAPLGDSDQLQVGQAAIAIGNPVGFERSVTTGVVSALNRSISAQLDELIQTDAAINPGNSGGPLLNSRGEVIGINTAVLNATPNGRPIVGIGFA